In Pseudoalteromonas tetraodonis, the genomic window GATGCGATTGAAAAGCACTCTAAAGCATTAGCGTCATTAGGTCTTTCTTTCAAAGTAGGTTAGTAAAGTGAGCAAGGATAGCAAGCAGTTAGATATAGGTGCAGCCTATGATGTATCGTATTCTCAATGTGCAAATTTAAGTGCACAATTGAGAGTACTGCAGCACGAAATTAAAGCCGATTACTTATTTATTGCCTCTGTAAATGAAGATAAATTAGCAACTACGCAGTTGGTTTTATATAACGCAGAGGTCGTTGATAACTTTTCTTATTCGCTAGAAGGCTCGCCTTGTGAACAGCTGCCTTCAAAAAGTGCGTGTTTTATAACGGATGAATTACAACAACACTATCCTGAAAATAAGCTACTAAAAACTATAAATGCGCAAGCTTACATTGGCGTCTCTATAAGCAATGATGAAGGCCAATTAAGCGGCGTACTGGTTGGTCTTTATTTAAATAGTGATCCAACAATCGAACGCTACCTACCAAGGCTAATTAGCTTTGCGAGTTATACAGCAGTGTTCTTGCAAAAGTGTTTTTTAGAAGATAAATCAAGCTCACAGCAATCACTATTTAGTGCTGTTGAAGCTATGTCGAAGGTAGGCACGTGGGAATACACAATTTCAACCGGCGAGCTAAATTATTCACCCGAGGTTTATAATATTTATGGCCTTGATAAGCACAAACCGCTCACGACCACACAAGCGATTGCGCATTATGCTGGTGAAAAAGAGCAAGCGCGTATTCGTGATTTTTTTAATCGTTTGCAAACACATGGTCTTCCTTATTGTGAAGACTTTGAGTTTGTAGATGCTCATGGCAATAAAAAGTGGGTACGGACGAGTGGTCACCCTGTTTTTAATGATGATCATCAGGTTATTAAAGTGCATGGTGCTTTTGAAGATGTCACTTTAGAGTATGAATTAAAGGCCAAGGTTGATGATAAAAATAATCGCCTTGAAGCTATTTTAAATAACTTAAATGATGCAGTGATCACTATTAATCAGCAAGGCGTTATTGTTCACTGTAACTCAACCGCATTAACTATGTTTGGCTATAAGCAAAATGAAATGCTTGGCTTGTCGATTAACAACTTAATGCCTGAGCCTTATGCATCTAAGCATCACTCGTATATGCGAAATTATGAGCAAACAGGTGAGGCTAAAATTATTGGTGTTGGTAGGCAACTACCTGCAAGAAAAAAAGACGGCACTATTTTTCAAATAGAATTGTCACTTACCAAAGCCGTTAATGAGCAAAGCGTTGAATATATTGGTGTAGTTAGAGATATTAGTGAAAAACTCAAAGCGCAAGATACCATTTATAATTTAGCTTATTCAGATCCCATAACAGGATTAAAAAATAAGCGGTGGTTTGAGCGCGAATGCAGAAGTTTACTTCAAAGTGCCAGCATTAATAATGGCTATATATATGCTGCATTATTAGATATGGATAAGTTAGCGCAATTTAACTTTAAGTACGGTATTGAGGCGGGCAACGAAGCACTCATTTTAACGGCTAAAAAACTATCAAATGCGGTACAGGGCGAGTACAAGCTATACAAAAGCGGAGTCGATTCTTTTTTAATTATAAGCGCCAATATAAGTAATGACTTATCCTACCTAGAGCAACAACAACCAAGTATAGACTCTAAAATATTAGCGCTAGATAACTTCTCACATAAGATCAGTGATCTTGATGTGGTACTAAGCGCCTCGTTGGGCAGTACAATTATTAATGCGAGTAGAGACTCCTATAGCTCTATGTTTGATAAGTTGGAATACGCACTAAAACAAGCCAAAAAGTTGTCTCCTTTTGGTTATTACTTTGCAGATTTAGATGCATTAAAACGTTACGAACGTACCAATAAAATTCGTTACTTACTAATAAATGTTGATAAAAGTGATGAATTAACACTGGTACTACAGCCACAATTTATTAATGAAAATACCTTTAATTCAGCCGAAGCATTATTACGTTGGGATTCTGAGGAATTAGGCGTAATAAGCCCTGGGGAATTTATACCCCTAGCAGAAGAGAGTGAAGCCATTATTAAAATTGGCGATTGGGTGGTTGATCAAGTATGTAAGTTGCTGCATGAAGTCAGCCGAGCAGGAAAAAACACCTGTATTGCCGTTAACATTAGCGCTAAACAAATTGTAGCCCCCGATTTTAAGGAAAAATTGCTCGCCAGTGTTCATAAGTGGCAAGTGTCACCACGTAACTTAGTGATAGAGCTGACCGAAACGACTTTAGTGTCAGACATCGAACTAGTAAAAGAGACTATGCTTGAACTTAATAAAAAGGGCTTTAGGTTTTCAATTGATGACTTTGGAACGGGTTATTCAAGCCTGAGTTATTTGAAAGAGTTGCCAATTTCTGAGCTTAAAATAGATAAATACTTTGTCGATGGCATTATGGATACTGACGATAATTCAAGTAAAACTATTGTGAATATGATCATCGACATGGCCAGTGCTTTAGGCGTAAATAGCGTTGCTGAAGGCGTTGAGGAACCTGCGCAATTTAATTATTTAAAGCAGCGCGGTTGCAACTTATTTCAAGGCTATTTATTTTCAAAGCCACTGCCTATTGCACAGTGGAAAGAACGCCTTAAATAATATGTAGCAGCGACTTTATTTTGCGTTTATTAAGTTTATATGTTCAAAGCTTCAAATGCGGGCATCGGGCTTCGAGACGCGGGGTAAATCCACTGCTACGTGTGTAGTTTTTAAATCTATGGTAGCAGCGACGTTATGTCGCGTCAGGTTTAAGATCTAATAAATGCGTAAGGTAAACTCATGCCTACAGACAAGTTGGCGTAGTTTCTTTATTTCTGACTTGGCTTTGTATCGGGTAAATATAATTTAGAGATTAGCTTTAGATATTACTGAGGAGACTTAGAAATAGTGGGGCGATTGACGGGGCTCGAACCCGCGACAACCGGAATCACAATCCGGGGCTCTACCAACTGAGCTACAACCGCCACTACATACACCTTGTTTGGTGTGGCGCGCATAATACATAATATCCCCATGCTTGTGAAGCAAAAAATCAAAAAAATTAAACTTATTTTAAGTATTCTATATTTAAGCTATTGGCAACGGGTAACGGGCAGCTCGAATCCCTAATTCCGCGCAAGATTTTCTTCTCTGTGTAGCGCGAAGCGCCTCGGTGTACTCTGTGGTTCAAAATGGTTTTTTAGGCGGGGGTTATCACGCGCAGGTGGTTTTAGGCAATAAACTTATTCACAAAGAGGTTAAGAGACGCTGCTCTTTTAGAGCTAGTGAAAAAACAATTAATCACTCGGGCTCATGGTTATTGTTTTCTCATTTACTCCTCATTCACCTCTCTTTGTGCAAAAAGATCTTAAAGAGATTTTATTCACCACAGAGGGTTAGTGCACACAGAGGAAATGATTAAAGACATGTTTTATTTGTTTTGTCTTCTCTGTGAAGCGCGTAGCGCCTCGGTGTACTCTGTGGTTCAAAATGGTTTGTAGGCGGGGGTTATCACGCGCAGGTGGTTTTAGGCAATAAACTTATTCACAAAGAGGTTAAGAGACGCTGCGCTTTTAGAGCTAGTGAAAAACAATTAATCACTCGGGCTCATGGTTATTGTTTTCTCATTTACTCCTCATTCACTTCTCTTTGTGTAAAAAGATCTTAAAGAGATTTTATTCACCACAGAGGGTTAGAGCACACAGAGGAAATGATTAAAGACATGTTTTATTTGTTTTGTCTTCTCTGTGAAGCGCGTAGCGCCTCGGTGTACTCTGTGGTGCAAAAA contains:
- a CDS encoding sensor domain-containing protein; the protein is MSKDSKQLDIGAAYDVSYSQCANLSAQLRVLQHEIKADYLFIASVNEDKLATTQLVLYNAEVVDNFSYSLEGSPCEQLPSKSACFITDELQQHYPENKLLKTINAQAYIGVSISNDEGQLSGVLVGLYLNSDPTIERYLPRLISFASYTAVFLQKCFLEDKSSSQQSLFSAVEAMSKVGTWEYTISTGELNYSPEVYNIYGLDKHKPLTTTQAIAHYAGEKEQARIRDFFNRLQTHGLPYCEDFEFVDAHGNKKWVRTSGHPVFNDDHQVIKVHGAFEDVTLEYELKAKVDDKNNRLEAILNNLNDAVITINQQGVIVHCNSTALTMFGYKQNEMLGLSINNLMPEPYASKHHSYMRNYEQTGEAKIIGVGRQLPARKKDGTIFQIELSLTKAVNEQSVEYIGVVRDISEKLKAQDTIYNLAYSDPITGLKNKRWFERECRSLLQSASINNGYIYAALLDMDKLAQFNFKYGIEAGNEALILTAKKLSNAVQGEYKLYKSGVDSFLIISANISNDLSYLEQQQPSIDSKILALDNFSHKISDLDVVLSASLGSTIINASRDSYSSMFDKLEYALKQAKKLSPFGYYFADLDALKRYERTNKIRYLLINVDKSDELTLVLQPQFINENTFNSAEALLRWDSEELGVISPGEFIPLAEESEAIIKIGDWVVDQVCKLLHEVSRAGKNTCIAVNISAKQIVAPDFKEKLLASVHKWQVSPRNLVIELTETTLVSDIELVKETMLELNKKGFRFSIDDFGTGYSSLSYLKELPISELKIDKYFVDGIMDTDDNSSKTIVNMIIDMASALGVNSVAEGVEEPAQFNYLKQRGCNLFQGYLFSKPLPIAQWKERLK